From Oreochromis niloticus isolate F11D_XX linkage group LG1, O_niloticus_UMD_NMBU, whole genome shotgun sequence, a single genomic window includes:
- the tubgcp4 gene encoding gamma-tubulin complex component 4, with translation MIHELLLALSGYPGTIFTWNKRTGLQVSQDLPFLHPSETSVLNRLCKLGSDYIRFTEFIEQHTGHVHPQEHHSSQPSQTGLHGIYLRAFCTGLDSMLQPYRQALLDLEQEFLGDPHLTISHVNYKLDQFQLLFPSVMVVVETIKSQKIHGCQILETVYKHSCGGLPPVRMALEKILAVCHGVMYKQLAAWMLHGLLLDQSEEFFVKQGPSAGGAAANQEEEEEDLGLGGLSGKQLRELQDLRLIEEENMLAPSLQQFSLRTEMLPSYIPVRVAEKILFVGESVQMFENHNHSPSRAGSILKHQEDMFAAELHRLKQQPLFSLVDFENLIDRIRSTVAEHLWTLMVEEADLLEQLKIIKDFYLLGRGELYQVFIDLAQHMLKTPPTAVTEHDVNVAFQQAAHKVLLDDDNLLPLLHLTVDYQGKDGKEASGPRDGATPPQDTSPREVPPTGWAALGLTYKVQWPLHILFTPAVLEKYNVVFRYLLSVRRVQSQLQHCWALQMQRKHLKSSQTDAVKWRLRNHMAFLIDNLQYYLQVDVLESQFSQLLQQINSTRDFESIRLAHDHFLSNLLAQSFILLKPVFHCLNEILELCHSFCSLVSQTVVSLDDRGTAQLDLLVKGFRRQSSLLFKILSSVRNHQINSDLAQLLLRLDYNKYYTQAGGTLGSV, from the exons ATGATTCACGAGCTCTTACTGGCGCTGAGCGGATACCCGGGGACGATTTTTACATGGAACAAACGAACAGGTTTACAG GTGTCCCAGGACCTGCCGTTCCTTCACCCCAGTGAGACCAGTGTCCTCAACAGACTCTGTAAACTGGGCTCAGATTATATACGCTTTACAGAGTTTATAGAACAACACACGGGACATGTTCATCCACAG GAGCATCACAGCAGCCAGCCCAGCCAGACCGGGCTTCATGGGATTTACCTGCGGGCTTTCTGCACGGGGCTGGACTCCATGCTGCAGCCTTACAGGCAGGCCCTGCTGGACCTCGAACAGGAG TTCCTCGGAGATCCACATCTGACGATATCTCATGTTAACTACAAGCTTGACCAG ttCCAGTTGCTGTTTCCATCTGTGATGGTGGTGGTCGAGACGATAAAGTCACAGAAG ATCCACGGCTGCCAGATCCTGGAGACGGTGTACAAGCACAGCTGTGGGGGGCTACCCCCGGTACGCATGGCCTTGGAAAA GATTCTGGCCGTGTGCCACGGTGTGATGTACAAGCAGCTGGCAGCTTGGATGCTGCACGGGCTGCTGCTGGACCAAAGCGAGGAGTTTTTTGTGAAGCAGGGTCCCAGTGCTGGAGGAGCTGCTGCCAAccaagaggaggaagaagaagaccTGGGACTCGGAGGCTTGAGCGGGAAGCAGCTCCGTGAATTACAGGACCTG AGGCTCATCGAGGAGGAGAACATGCTGGCTCCATCTCTGCAGCAGTTCTCCCTGCGCACAGAGATGCTGCCTTCTTACATCCCCGTCCGAGTGGCCGAGAAAATCCTCTTTGTGGGAGAATCTGTCCAAATGTTTgaaaaccacaaccacagccCATCCAGAGCTG GCTCTATACTGAAACACCAGGAGGACATGTTTGCTGCTGAGCTGCATCGACTCAAACAGCAGCCTCTTTTCAGCCTGGTGGATTTTGAGAATTTGATCGATCGCATAAGGAGCACAGTGGCTGAG CACCTCTGGACGCTAATGGTGGAAGAGGCAGATCTGCTTGAGCAGCTCAAG ATCATTAAGGACTTCTACCTGCTGGGTCGCGGAGAGCTCTACCAGGTTTTTATTGACCTCGCGCAGCACATGCTGAAGACTCCTCCGACGGCTGTCACCGAGCACG ATGTAAACGTAGCCTTCCAGCAGGCAGCTCATAAGGTGCTGCTGGACGATGACAACCTCCTGCCTCTGCTGCACCTCACCGTGGACTACCAGGGCAAAGACGGCAAAG AGGCGTCAGGCCCCAGAGACGGAGCCACTCCTCCACAAGACACTTCCCCTCGCGAGGTTCCTCCCACAGGCTGGGCAGCCCTCGGTCTCACCTACAAGGTCCAGTGGCCACTGCACATCCTCTTCACTCCTGCTGTGCTGGAGAA gtACAATGTTGTGTTCAGGTACCTGCTGAGCGTGCGGCGGGTGCAGTCACAGCTGCAGCACTGCTGGGCCCTGCAGATGCAGAGGAAACACCTGAAGTCCAGCCAGACGGACGCTGTGAAGTGGAGGCTACGCAACCACATGGCCTTCTTGATTGACAACTTGCAGTATTATTTGCAG GTGGATGTGCTGGAGTCTCAGTTCTCTCAGCTGCTTCAGCAGATCAACTCCACCAGAGACTTCGAGAGCATCCGACTGGCCCACGATCATTTCCTCAGCAACCTGCTGGCCCAGTCCTTCATCCTCCTGAAGCCG GTGTTTCACTGCCTCAATGAGATCCTCGAGCTGTGCCATAGCTTCTGCTCTCTGGTCAGTCAGACTGTGGTTTCACTGGATGACAGGGGAACCGCTCAGCTCGATCTGCTAGTCAAG GGCTTCAGACGCCAGTCATCCCTCCTGTTCAAAATTCTGTCGAGCGTTAGGAACCATCAGATAAACTCTGATCTGGCTCAGCTGTTGCTGCGACTGGACTACAACAAATACTACACCCAAGCTGGAGGCACACTGGGCAG tgtttaa
- the cdkn2aip gene encoding CDKN2A-interacting protein isoform X1 produces the protein MSMKLKVSEIQIVAERFPFSHQNKPPPEPSQICYVSAKSITGRVLQEPETSLHGMAGESGGEDVVAEYLGQNPQLAQWVETFRSYCESNKQWVARREFILRNMEAFPTVKPGVSSSSLDRLLSLSMVWANHVFLGCSYPQAVMDKIKEMGEGIKVQDPPVHKTTKDEFTARGKRSASAELEDDSCVKRAKAGPNELDSRPALRTAARPASQKLGPPPQAPAEHQPFFNRLYKAVAWKLVSAGGFGPNLDHFEILRSCVESCKQTLTCVFVPLKDITGLPAGRTQKEGHVCEIRCQTVFMGTGYGRDEAAARAMASKEALKVFQGRKVTVKICRRRYKGKDVDDLMLLDEQPRSQGFPPALSYPFQDEQLEDSSS, from the exons ATGTCAATGAAACTTAAAGTGTCTGAAATTCAAATTGTAGCGGAGAGATTCCCATTCAGCCACCAAAACAAACCGCCGCCCGAGCCGTCGCAGATTTGTTACGTGAGCGCGAAAAGCATCACGGGAAGAGTGCTGCAGGAGCCGGAGACATCGCTCCACG GGATGGCGGGGGAGAGTGGCGGAGAGGACGTGGTTGCAGAGTACCTGGGCCAGAATCCGCAGCTGGCCCAATGGGTGGAAACATTCAGAAGCTACTGTGAGAGCAACAAGCAGTGGGTCGCTCGGAGAGAGTTCATCCTTAGGAACATGGAGGCTTTCCCGACAGTGAAGCCAGGAGTCTCCAGCAGCAGCCTGGACAGGCTGCTCTCTTTGTCCATGGTCTGGGCTAATCACGTTTTCCTGGGCTGCAG CTATCCACAGGCTGTAATGGACAAGATCAAAGAGATGGGAGAAGGGATAAAAGTCCAAGATCCTCCTGttcacaaaacaacaaaagatgAATTCACAGCCAGAGGAAAGAGGAGCGCATCAGCTG AGCTTGAGGATGACAGCTGCGTGAAAAGAGCCAAGGCTGGGCCTAATGAGCTCGACAGCAGACCTGCGCTCAGGACGGCGGCGCGGCCTGCGAGTCAGAAGCTGGGACCACCTCCACAGGCTCCAGCAGAGCACCAGCCCTTCTTCAACCGCCTGTACAAGGCTGTGGCGTGGAAACTGGTGTCAGCCGGGGGCTTTGGGCCCAACTTGGACCATTTTGAAATCCTTCGCAGCTGCGTGGAGTCGTGCAAGCAAACCCTGACGTGCGTGTTTGTGCCGCTGAAGGACATCACGGGCCTCCCCGCGGGCCGCACACAGAAGGAAGGCCACGTGTGTGAAATTCGCTGTCAGACTGTTTTCATGGGCACAGGATACGGGCGCGACGAGGCCGCTGCCAGAGCCATGGCTTCCAAAGAAGCCCTTAAAGTATTTCAGGGGCGGAAAGTCACTGTAAAGATCTGTCGGCGGAGGTACAAAGGGAAAGACGTGGATGATCTGATGCTGTTGGACGAACAGCCCCGCAGTCAGGGCTTTCCTCCTGCTCTCAGCTACCCTTTTCAGGACGAGCAGCTGGAAGACAGTTCATCGTAG
- the cdkn2aip gene encoding CDKN2A-interacting protein isoform X2 encodes MAGESGGEDVVAEYLGQNPQLAQWVETFRSYCESNKQWVARREFILRNMEAFPTVKPGVSSSSLDRLLSLSMVWANHVFLGCSYPQAVMDKIKEMGEGIKVQDPPVHKTTKDEFTARGKRSASAELEDDSCVKRAKAGPNELDSRPALRTAARPASQKLGPPPQAPAEHQPFFNRLYKAVAWKLVSAGGFGPNLDHFEILRSCVESCKQTLTCVFVPLKDITGLPAGRTQKEGHVCEIRCQTVFMGTGYGRDEAAARAMASKEALKVFQGRKVTVKICRRRYKGKDVDDLMLLDEQPRSQGFPPALSYPFQDEQLEDSSS; translated from the exons ATGGCGGGGGAGAGTGGCGGAGAGGACGTGGTTGCAGAGTACCTGGGCCAGAATCCGCAGCTGGCCCAATGGGTGGAAACATTCAGAAGCTACTGTGAGAGCAACAAGCAGTGGGTCGCTCGGAGAGAGTTCATCCTTAGGAACATGGAGGCTTTCCCGACAGTGAAGCCAGGAGTCTCCAGCAGCAGCCTGGACAGGCTGCTCTCTTTGTCCATGGTCTGGGCTAATCACGTTTTCCTGGGCTGCAG CTATCCACAGGCTGTAATGGACAAGATCAAAGAGATGGGAGAAGGGATAAAAGTCCAAGATCCTCCTGttcacaaaacaacaaaagatgAATTCACAGCCAGAGGAAAGAGGAGCGCATCAGCTG AGCTTGAGGATGACAGCTGCGTGAAAAGAGCCAAGGCTGGGCCTAATGAGCTCGACAGCAGACCTGCGCTCAGGACGGCGGCGCGGCCTGCGAGTCAGAAGCTGGGACCACCTCCACAGGCTCCAGCAGAGCACCAGCCCTTCTTCAACCGCCTGTACAAGGCTGTGGCGTGGAAACTGGTGTCAGCCGGGGGCTTTGGGCCCAACTTGGACCATTTTGAAATCCTTCGCAGCTGCGTGGAGTCGTGCAAGCAAACCCTGACGTGCGTGTTTGTGCCGCTGAAGGACATCACGGGCCTCCCCGCGGGCCGCACACAGAAGGAAGGCCACGTGTGTGAAATTCGCTGTCAGACTGTTTTCATGGGCACAGGATACGGGCGCGACGAGGCCGCTGCCAGAGCCATGGCTTCCAAAGAAGCCCTTAAAGTATTTCAGGGGCGGAAAGTCACTGTAAAGATCTGTCGGCGGAGGTACAAAGGGAAAGACGTGGATGATCTGATGCTGTTGGACGAACAGCCCCGCAGTCAGGGCTTTCCTCCTGCTCTCAGCTACCCTTTTCAGGACGAGCAGCTGGAAGACAGTTCATCGTAG